A region of the Candidatus Thorarchaeota archaeon genome:
ACAAGACGCAATAGATCACGATACTATAGTTGGATAGTCATAAAATAGATTGGTCAAAATCAGCATCTGTAGGTTCTATACGGTTTTGACTAGCGATTTATCTAGTATGTTGCGTCAGTATTTTATGATATTACAACGTTGGAATTATATTGGATAATGGAGAAGACGACAATGGAGAAAACTGCAAATACGTCAGTATTTCAATTACTAAAAACGTTCACCACAAACAAAGAAGCGATGTTAGGAGTGGGTATGTCGGTTCTCTTGATCTGCATCTGTACAAGTTGGTTTGCTCTAATATATGCAGGTTTAACCCGTTATCTGCTCATTATTACATTCCCGCTCTTCAATGGTATGTTCATCATATCAATAATACTTTTTGTGATCCGTGGGGTTAATAAAACTCTGATAACACTACAGACTACAGACGGCGGTCTTAGAAAGGCGCTTGTTCTTAGTTCAATGATTGCATTTGCTATTGTTCTGTCTTTGAATGTACTTTTTGAAATCATCTCTAGTTCTAGACTGCTGCGAAATTGGTTCATTGGATATTATTCCCAGATCAATTCATTTACATTAATTGATTATGTGCCTGATTCATTGACATTGTTTACGATCATTGTAGACAACCTTTTGCTATATTATCTGTTTGCCACATTTTCTATTTGGATTATTTCTAAATCGAAACGAATAAGGATCTCAACTGAACCTACAAAGAACTTGGCTATACTTGAAGGATTTATCTCGAAGGACTATTTCTTTGTTCTTGTCCTTTTGGGGATTGCTATTATACTTAATGCATCTGTTATCAATTCTACAATAACTTTTATGGGGTCACCATTCCAAGATGCTTTACCAATCATCTGGCTCACAGGTTCAGTGGTTTTTAACTCACTTCTTTCCTATTTGCTTTGGTTCTCAGCATGGAAGAACATCGATAGGAATCCACCAGTGATCGAATGATTTTCTTTAAATGAATTCGGCTACTCTTGAAAAAGTGCGTTTGGTGTTCTCCACCATTCGGGTTAAATCTGGTCAACTTCTATGTATAGGCTAAGTGGCCGCGCAGCCGATTAGTTCCTCAATCAGGCTAAGTTGGAGTTTCAGGTCAGTAAGGTTTATGCGTATTTGGTCTAATGATTGGTTGAGGATGGACTTCTCATGAGTGAAATGGGGCTAGTTGATCGTGCACTTGATGCACGAGTAGAGCTAGGTCGGTCGTCATAGACGTAATCTTTTGAGACTGAGGACTGCGCTGCTTGTGATCGCTGTGTTGTCACCATTGTGGGTCATGCCGCTCTCGGCACCAGTGGTCTCGGATGTGGTGGTGGTCATGCATCATGATAGTACCGTGAGGACTGCGGTCAGAACTATCACGGCAAATGATCCGCATGTACGAGTAGTGGAATATGGGTCCATTGATTATGCATTGACCATTCATCGGGCGTTCGGAAGAGTAGTGGAGGTGCCTAAGGAAGTCATCCTGTTCCTTGCGGCACGCACATTGTGAGTGTTCGCAGTCACTATGATGGTGCTTTCATCAGCTCGCCCCAAGTCCTGTGGTTCGGACCTCCTCTGAAACGAAGCGTTCCCTGTGTACGAGTGAAAACGGCTGCGTATATCACATTGCACTGCTTACGGAAAAGAAGCTTGGCGAACCATGGTATTTTCGAGAGCCGGAACAGGCCTGTCTCATCGAAAAGAATGACCGTATGGTGGGTGCCATTCAGCAGCAGCAGGAGGAGTAGATCAGACTCGCCATAATCTGTAATGCCGTTGGGCACGGCAGTCACTTGCATCCTCTCCACAGAGACCTGTGATCGTTGCGTGTAGGTTGGAGAACAGTGAGAAAAGTCGATGGGCACGTACGTATTAGGACGACTTGCACTATGCTGTTATCGGATTCGAGACCTTGTAGGATGTATTTTACCTCGATTGGTCCATTGTTGCGGATTTTTCACACAGCTCAGGATATTGGATCCATGTTTTAACTGTGTCATTTGTCAAAAACACGTAAAATAAATAATTACTATGATAGTCAATGTTTATCTACTATACAGGCTGTGTAAATTTGTGGGAGTCTTTATGGAGATTGATGCATTCTTCATTGAATGGTACTGGCTTATAGCAGGAATCATCATTGTTCTTTCTCTTTTCGTTATGGAATTAAGGGATCGAGGGCATTTTCATTTGAAGAGGGATCTTACTCGGTCTGAAGCTTGCTGTGCCTGTTTTATCATGGGCTTCCCTTGTTTCGGAGCTCTGCTTGGCCTTGCGCTTTATTTTCTTTATTTATCCATGGGGTCTCCAGCGTTTATGGATGGCGTATTCGATCTATTCTTCTTTTTGTATAGGTTCAGTGGTATTGCGTTAGTATCGATAATGTTTGCAATTCTGTTAAAGGAAGTCCATAAATCTTGGGGGATAATGGGCCTGTCAGCACTCGTCACGATACTCTTCTCCTTCATCTATGTCCTTGGATATTCTGGAGCGCCACAGGAGTTCTATGCTGATGTCTTGCTTAGCTATATGCCAATGATCGTATTATTTTCAATTGTTGAATGGCCAATCCAAGGAATTCTGTTAGGATTTCTTAGCGGTAAGATAAACCCGAAAGAGCTGGCACCACATACTTCACAGCACATTACCCATCACTATCCCGAGAAGACAATTTCAATGATCCATCACCTTGCTAAGCGCGTTGTGATCGATCGGGATAGCGCCTCCCTAGAGGCAATACTTGCTCTTCGTGATAAACGACCTGATGAGTTCAAGAGTGCTGTCACTGGCCTGACGTATCCTGATCTAGGCGAACATCTGACAGGGGACATTAGTAACGACACACAAGAGCTTCTGCTGCTCTTGAAAAAAGAACGACCAACCCGTTTAACCCGTATCATTGGGTTCTCTTTCCCGATCTGGGTTAGTCTCTTGTATGCTATGATCTGGACGTGGGACGTAATCCCTAGACGGACTTGGTTGAATTTCATATGGCCTCTGGTGTTCGTATTTTTTTTGATGGTGATTCTAAAGGTGGCATCAGACTCACAAGGCGCATCAGGTGCCGTATTTCGTATCGTCAGAAATAATGAGTCATTCCTGTTGACAGATCAAGAGTTTCGCCAAAGGTGTCTTCTTAATCGAGTTGTGTATGTTATTCTCACGACAGTCTTTCTAATCACATTGTTTGTCCACTATACTATTCTAAGCCCTACCATGACCATTCCCTTTTATGGCGTCGCCGTAACCTACCTGATTACAGTTCCCCTTGCACTACGCGATCACATGATAACTGGAAAGCGAAAGAGAGTCGATATCGTACAAAGAGTACTAGAGAAAGTACCAGAAGATGACGAAGATGAGGTTTCACTGATGCCTCCTCCCTCGCGCTCACCAGATGAATGGTCCGATCTATATCCTTCTATGCAAGAACGGAAGCCGTCCACATCTGAACGCCCGATGTCTTCTTCATCTCAAACGTCAGAGGTTTCACCTGCGCTTAACGAATTTCTGAAGAGGTTGGAGCGTCCGAGCTTTTCAGTGTATGAAGAACAGAAAATGAGCAATATTCTCATGGGTGTAAGCATAGGCTCACTCCTCAGTATTGCTATCACGTGGACGATCACTATCACGGGACCCAGTTCTTTCCCATTAGTGGTCCCAATTGTTGCAACGGTCATCGGAATCCCTGCAACATTGATCGCCGCAGCAATGTGGTACTTTGCCATTAAGAAGTACGGGATTCGTGGCTTGGGGCGGCACACCGTGTCCGCAATACTGTCAGCCGTGGAGATTGATAGTAATGGGATTGAGAACATCGGCTATGTTGCCGTTCCCTCGACCCCTGAAGAGTTCAAGGGATTAGGTTTTCGCCCTAGGATCGGCTATGGTACTCTTGCACGTAAAATGGGGCCTGACGTGACATGGCCCCGGGCCAAGCTGGAAGGTGCTCTGCAAGATTACCGTAAGATGAATATGCGTATTACTCTTCTCGCCGGATCGTTACTGACCGCGATTGGGCTGTTCTTAGTAATCGTGTTTGGGGGCGGAATGGATGCGTCTGCCTTGGTCCCGTTTGCTCTATTGGCCTTCGGGATCGTCCTGCTCTTATACTCCCTGTATCTGAGGACTCGCTCTAAGGAGGATTGGGTGTCAACCATTAGCTTATCAGACGCAGTCACTCTCCGTGAGACCTTCGATCAGATCGTTCAACTGATTCGATCTGAGAGCAAGTACTGCCTCCGGTTGTTGGTGGTTGGACAATATGACAATCTCTATTACACAGGCAGGATATTCATGACCACTGCCAACATTGAGCTTAAGGAAGCCGTCATCGTGCCAGAACATTATTGAATCTGCCTGAATGTAGTCAAAATTGATTGATTGCCGATGCATCTTGTTTTATCACGAAACTATGTATAATAACTATCCGATATTTGGTTCTTTTACCTCTTGATTATTCGAGCCATTTGTAGCCTTTGCTTCGATGAATTATCTCGGTGACTTTTACTTTTCTATCAATTACGAAATAGATTGCTCTGTACATTCCAATCCTCAAACGAAACAAAGGAGGATCCGAATGTATCCTGAGTTTCTTTATGTCTGTACCAGAACGTGAATGAAATGGATCTTGTGCAAGACATGCCAATGCGTCCTTGATTCGTTTATTTTGTTTAGACTCTAGAAGGCGCAGTTGAGAAACTGCAGTTTCTGAGAGAAGTACCTCATAGGTCGGCAAGAGGGACAAACTCCTCTTCTGAGAGAATCCGTTTTTGAGTTTCGGCGAACTCTAATTGTTCCGCAAACATAATGAGGCGTCGAATCAATTGATCATAGGTTTCTCCCTTTCGCCCAAATTTCTTTAGCAAATCCCTTGTTTCCTTTTTCACAGGGATTGTTGTTGTTTCACTCATCTCTATCACTACTTATAGTCTTGATAGTAACTTATAATTGTCGTGTTTTGAGATAAACCTGTTCGGCAGCATCTGCCCACCAACGGCAGTGGGTTGCAATTCTTTCTCATCGAGGGAAGAATCTGCTTGATCGGATCAAACGAATGATGCTTGAAATTGATGCTTTTTCAGACATATACCGATTATTTGACATTATATTAATTAATTGGGGAGAAACATTTGTCAATATTCTCGGGATCTTCCTCAACTGCTCTTCTCAATTCTTGAAGTTTAGTTGTGCTCATACTATAACTCCCTCCTCTTGTAATTTCTAACAGAGTTATATAGACCTTACATATGATCTCTGAAATGTGTTTCCCACAAAACCCGTATTATAATATTTAATTGCACGAAAATCATGACTGAGGGGGAATCGTGCATCTCTGAGCGATTTCTTCTATGGTGGGTGGCGGGACGCTACTTCAAACGGAAAACTTGACCCGTATGATTCCTCGTCGGTCTATCTGCATTCTTGAAGTCACATCATTGACGATTCAATTCCCATTGAGGTTCAACCGTTGGATGATCACCTTGACGAATTGGCGAATATCATCAAGGTCCTCGTTAATGAATTTGAAGACCAGTTTGTTGTCAATTGATGAATACATGTGAACAAGTCTATGACGGAATCTGACCATCATCATCATTTTTTCGGCCAATGAATCGTCTATGATCTTTTGGCGGTGAAGGATTCTGAACACTTCGGCGTAATTAGCAGGTCGTCCCAATCCACTACCTGCAACTATATGATTCGCAATATCGATACATGACTCGATTGCAAGATGTAGAGCACGTTCGGCCATCATTTGCGTCTCAAGGGACGAGAGATACGCTTCTAGGCCCTTTTCACTTGTCGTTCTGAGTAACAGA
Encoded here:
- a CDS encoding DUF86 domain-containing protein — protein: MIDPEVINSRISIIEQSLLLLRTTSEKGLEAYLSSLETQMMAERALHLAIESCIDIANHIVAGSGLGRPANYAEVFRILHRQKIIDDSLAEKMMMMVRFRHRLVHMYSSIDNKLVFKFINEDLDDIRQFVKVIIQRLNLNGN
- a CDS encoding type II toxin-antitoxin system RelE/ParE family toxin yields the protein MPTYEVLLSETAVSQLRLLESKQNKRIKDALACLAQDPFHSRSGTDIKKLRIHSDPPLFRLRIGMYRAIYFVIDRKVKVTEIIHRSKGYKWLE